The Mesorhizobium sp. CAU 1732 genome includes a region encoding these proteins:
- a CDS encoding MaoC family dehydratase has product MYDVILFADLSVGDRVSVSKTVTEADGSLYIAATGDFGPVHIDEDYAGSTRFGQRLAPGIMVAGLCTSVLTAELAGVLGVSIEDSFWFTGPVFYGDTITIDVWISEKHEDTRTLVWEASATNEEGREVLKARATLKYPRPKPQ; this is encoded by the coding sequence ATGTACGACGTTATCCTATTCGCCGACCTTTCCGTCGGAGATCGGGTCTCCGTATCCAAGACCGTCACCGAGGCGGACGGGTCGCTTTACATTGCCGCGACTGGCGATTTCGGTCCTGTCCACATCGACGAAGATTATGCGGGATCGACCCGGTTCGGCCAGCGGCTTGCGCCCGGAATCATGGTTGCGGGCTTATGCACCAGCGTGCTGACCGCGGAACTGGCCGGCGTGCTCGGCGTGTCAATCGAGGACAGCTTCTGGTTTACCGGCCCGGTCTTTTACGGCGATACCATCACGATCGACGTGTGGATCTCGGAAAAGCACGAGGACACACGGACGCTGGTCTGGGAGGCGTCCGCTACCAACGAGGAAGGCCGCGAGGTGCTCAAGGCGCGCGCGACCCTGAAATATCCACGTCCAAAACCACAATGA
- a CDS encoding CaiB/BaiF CoA-transferase family protein has translation MKIGMRIVSFCHYLQGPAATQYLADMGADVIKIEPLGGAFERKWSGGKSSVGGVSAFLLSANRNKRSLAIDLKHPGSRPVMDRLIGGADVILENFRPGVLDRLGYGYEAVRAKKPDIIYASATGLGANGPDANRPGQDLLMQARSGLVAATGSSQAGPTITGAAVVDQHGAALLAMGVLSAYVRKLQTGEGTRVEASLFQAGIDLQSEALTMYFARADKGSDPMPRGRNVGSWYHDAPYGSYRLADCHIVLSMNDPAALAEALDSDVLRALATVDRYAERERYAQAMATELARHTFADLQDRFDREGIWFERVQSYDELAEDRQARHIGAFTEIDVNGETARLVAHPLRYDGKAPKVRAMPFEPGCDSRAVLEELDFAASEIDRFVTDGIVGVPSGNNDNESKQD, from the coding sequence ATGAAGATCGGCATGCGCATCGTCAGCTTCTGCCATTATCTGCAGGGTCCGGCCGCAACGCAGTATCTCGCCGACATGGGCGCAGACGTCATCAAGATCGAGCCGCTCGGCGGCGCGTTCGAGCGCAAATGGTCGGGCGGAAAATCCAGCGTCGGCGGTGTCAGTGCCTTCCTTCTGTCGGCCAACCGAAACAAGCGCAGCCTCGCCATCGACCTCAAACACCCCGGCTCGCGGCCGGTGATGGATCGTCTGATCGGCGGAGCGGACGTCATCCTCGAAAATTTCCGGCCGGGCGTCCTCGACAGGCTGGGCTATGGCTACGAGGCCGTGAGGGCGAAGAAGCCCGACATCATCTATGCTTCCGCGACGGGGCTGGGGGCCAACGGCCCCGACGCGAACAGGCCGGGGCAGGACCTGCTCATGCAGGCGCGGTCAGGTCTTGTCGCGGCCACCGGCTCGAGCCAGGCTGGCCCGACCATCACGGGTGCGGCCGTCGTCGACCAGCACGGAGCCGCGCTTCTGGCGATGGGGGTTCTGTCGGCCTATGTGCGGAAGCTTCAGACGGGAGAGGGCACCCGCGTCGAGGCGAGCCTGTTCCAGGCGGGCATCGATCTCCAAAGCGAAGCGCTGACCATGTATTTCGCCCGCGCCGACAAGGGGTCCGACCCGATGCCGCGCGGCCGCAATGTCGGCAGTTGGTATCATGATGCGCCTTATGGCTCCTACAGGCTCGCCGATTGCCACATCGTCCTCTCGATGAACGATCCGGCGGCACTTGCCGAGGCTCTGGACAGCGACGTCCTGCGTGCGCTTGCCACCGTCGACCGCTACGCGGAGCGCGAGCGCTACGCGCAGGCAATGGCGACCGAACTTGCCCGCCACACCTTCGCCGATCTGCAAGACCGGTTCGACCGTGAGGGCATCTGGTTCGAGCGGGTCCAGTCCTATGACGAGCTCGCGGAAGACCGGCAGGCGCGGCACATCGGCGCTTTCACCGAGATCGACGTCAACGGCGAGACGGCGCGGCTGGTCGCCCATCCGCTTCGTTACGACGGTAAGGCGCCGAAGGTCCGCGCGATGCCGTTTGAACCTGGCTGCGACAGCAGAGCGGTTCTGGAGGAACTGGACTTTGCCGCGAGTGAGATCGATCGCTTCGTCACCGACGGCATCGTCGGGGTGCCGTCGGGTAACAACGATAACGAAAGCAAGCAGGATTAG
- a CDS encoding DUF3830 family protein: protein MTKLKITVGGEMFDARLEVEKAPATCASFLSQLPFIDRAIHVRWSGEGVWIPLGDRQFDIGFENATSYPSPGEIILYPGGVSETEILLAYGRVNFASMAGQLAGNHFLTITEGHDRLHAMGRRVLWEGAQPISFEVV from the coding sequence ATGACGAAGCTAAAGATCACCGTTGGCGGGGAGATGTTCGACGCGCGCCTGGAAGTGGAAAAAGCGCCGGCCACGTGCGCATCCTTTCTGTCGCAATTGCCCTTTATCGACCGCGCCATCCATGTGCGCTGGAGCGGGGAGGGGGTCTGGATTCCGCTCGGTGACCGCCAGTTTGATATCGGCTTCGAAAATGCGACCAGCTATCCGTCGCCGGGCGAGATCATCCTCTATCCTGGCGGCGTGAGCGAGACGGAAATTCTGCTCGCCTATGGCCGGGTCAATTTTGCCTCGATGGCCGGGCAGCTTGCCGGCAATCACTTTCTTACCATCACCGAGGGTCATGACCGGCTCCACGCCATGGGGCGGCGCGTGCTGTGGGAAGGCGCGCAGCCGATTTCCTTCGAGGTCGTCTAA
- a CDS encoding hotdog domain-containing protein, which translates to MTVKNAFVPANVGDKVTFKKTLTVAEQAMFTGISGNLGGVYVDRSKAKEAGLADMAIFELVAASLLSTCLSRLAGPTYRIASFSIDFAASMTVGTTVAATAQLSETGAGGQSYDLLLEADGTTLSTGKAVLVPIVAR; encoded by the coding sequence ATGACTGTGAAGAACGCATTCGTCCCTGCAAACGTCGGCGACAAGGTGACGTTCAAGAAGACGCTGACTGTTGCCGAACAGGCGATGTTCACGGGTATCAGCGGCAATCTCGGCGGCGTTTATGTCGACCGTTCGAAGGCGAAGGAAGCCGGGCTTGCCGACATGGCGATCTTCGAACTCGTCGCCGCGTCGCTGCTGTCCACCTGCCTGTCGCGTCTCGCCGGCCCAACCTATCGCATCGCTTCGTTTTCGATCGATTTCGCCGCATCCATGACGGTGGGTACGACGGTCGCAGCAACGGCGCAGCTTTCCGAAACTGGAGCGGGCGGTCAAAGCTACGACCTGTTGCTCGAAGCCGACGGTACGACTCTGTCGACGGGTAAGGCCGTGCTCGTGCCGATCGTCGCGAGGTAG
- a CDS encoding dihydrodipicolinate synthase family protein gives MKKSDLAGVTVATVLPFDETGAIDWASYERLIDYCGRSPAIAAIFVNGHAGEATSLSVEERSEVIRRTRALIGKDKPLMAGVIPHGVEDAVAQARSAQADGADCYVVFPPAALGGGAAATDAPLAYFEAVTSRVDIPASVFQFSLASGFGYSTSVLAQLAALPKIVAVKEGSNTMLAYEENLRALRNGAPDVAMLPSNYDWFLAQLAVGADGLLSGLASLTPDWLGDLWNASQSLDLTAMRAANDRLHPIVRTIYGAQPVVDMHSRIKVALQEIGIIANARPRLPLVPVRPEVDKAVRDAVRASGLKA, from the coding sequence ATGAAGAAATCTGATTTAGCCGGCGTAACCGTCGCCACCGTACTGCCGTTCGACGAGACGGGAGCGATCGACTGGGCAAGTTACGAGCGCCTGATCGACTATTGTGGGCGCTCGCCCGCCATCGCCGCGATCTTCGTCAACGGTCATGCCGGCGAGGCGACGTCGCTTTCGGTTGAGGAACGCTCCGAAGTCATTCGCCGCACGCGTGCGCTGATCGGTAAGGACAAGCCGCTCATGGCGGGCGTGATACCGCATGGCGTCGAGGACGCCGTGGCGCAGGCAAGGTCCGCGCAGGCGGACGGCGCCGACTGCTATGTCGTGTTCCCCCCGGCTGCATTGGGCGGTGGGGCTGCCGCTACCGACGCCCCGCTTGCCTATTTCGAAGCGGTGACGTCCCGCGTCGATATTCCGGCATCGGTGTTCCAGTTTTCGTTGGCGTCCGGTTTTGGCTACTCCACAAGCGTTCTGGCGCAACTCGCCGCTCTGCCGAAGATCGTCGCAGTCAAGGAGGGCAGCAACACCATGCTGGCCTATGAGGAAAACCTGAGGGCGCTGCGCAATGGCGCTCCCGATGTTGCGATGCTTCCGTCCAACTACGACTGGTTCCTGGCGCAGCTTGCGGTGGGCGCGGACGGCCTGCTTTCCGGGCTCGCAAGCCTAACTCCGGACTGGCTCGGCGATCTCTGGAACGCGTCGCAGTCGCTTGATCTTACCGCAATGCGTGCCGCCAACGACCGTCTCCATCCGATCGTTCGGACCATCTACGGGGCACAGCCGGTCGTTGACATGCACAGTCGCATCAAGGTCGCGCTTCAGGAAATCGGAATCATTGCCAACGCGAGGCCGCGCCTGCCGCTCGTTCCCGTCAGGCCGGAGGTTGACAAAGCGGTGCGCGACGCCGTGCGGGCGAGCGGCCTGAAAGCCTGA
- the hydA gene encoding dihydropyrimidinase — translation MSELDLAIRGGTIVTASDMYKADVGIAGGRIVAISGELKGAREEVDASGLWVLPGGIDSHVHVAQDSGPGIMMADDFASATASAAAGGNTTIMPFALQKRGESLRQSVEDYRKLAEGNCVIDTSFHLIISDPTPAVLGQELPALVKDGYTSFKVFMTYDDLVLDDAQLLSVFAVARRERALVMVHCEGYDAIRFLAEKLEQAGNTAPYYHAVSRPQVVEREAAHRAISHAELIDVPIMIVHVSGREAMEQVRWAQQRGMKVYAETCPQYITLTAEDLNGLNMEGAKYVCSPPPRDTDSQAAIWEGITQGVFQTFSSDHCPFRYESSEGKLNAKARTSFRWVPNGIPGVETRLPILFSEGVSKGRITPQKFVELSATNHAKMYGLYPRKGSIGIGFDADIALWDPTRAEILRQDILHHGADYTPWEGFEVTGWPVATFVRGVLVYEDGKVVGKPGHGRVLERGISAFTAR, via the coding sequence ATGTCCGAACTCGATCTCGCCATCCGTGGCGGCACCATCGTTACGGCAAGCGACATGTACAAGGCCGATGTCGGCATCGCGGGCGGCCGGATCGTTGCGATTTCCGGCGAGCTGAAGGGCGCCCGTGAAGAGGTCGACGCCTCGGGCCTGTGGGTGCTTCCAGGCGGCATCGACAGCCATGTGCATGTTGCTCAGGATTCGGGGCCAGGCATCATGATGGCCGATGATTTCGCGTCCGCGACGGCGTCCGCCGCCGCCGGGGGCAATACGACCATCATGCCGTTCGCACTTCAAAAACGCGGCGAGTCGCTGCGCCAGTCGGTCGAGGACTACCGCAAGCTCGCCGAAGGCAATTGCGTCATCGACACGAGCTTCCATCTCATTATTTCCGATCCGACGCCTGCCGTGCTTGGGCAGGAACTGCCGGCGCTGGTCAAGGATGGATACACCTCGTTCAAGGTGTTCATGACCTATGACGACCTCGTTCTCGACGATGCGCAGCTCCTGTCGGTTTTCGCGGTCGCGCGGCGCGAGCGGGCGTTGGTGATGGTGCATTGCGAGGGCTACGACGCGATCCGCTTTCTTGCCGAAAAACTCGAACAGGCCGGCAATACGGCTCCGTACTACCATGCCGTATCACGTCCGCAGGTCGTCGAGCGCGAAGCGGCGCACCGCGCGATCAGCCATGCCGAACTGATCGACGTGCCGATCATGATCGTGCACGTTTCCGGTCGCGAGGCGATGGAGCAGGTTCGCTGGGCCCAGCAACGCGGCATGAAGGTTTATGCCGAAACCTGCCCGCAATACATCACGCTGACGGCGGAGGATTTGAACGGGTTGAACATGGAGGGCGCCAAATATGTGTGCTCCCCGCCGCCGCGTGACACGGACAGCCAGGCGGCGATCTGGGAAGGCATCACGCAAGGCGTCTTTCAAACGTTCTCTTCGGATCACTGCCCCTTTCGCTATGAATCGAGCGAAGGAAAGCTCAACGCGAAGGCCCGGACGTCGTTTCGCTGGGTGCCAAACGGCATTCCCGGCGTCGAGACGCGCCTGCCGATCCTGTTTTCCGAGGGCGTGTCGAAGGGGCGGATCACGCCGCAGAAGTTCGTCGAACTGTCTGCCACCAATCACGCAAAGATGTATGGGCTCTACCCACGCAAGGGATCGATCGGCATCGGTTTCGACGCCGACATCGCGCTGTGGGACCCAACGCGCGCGGAAATATTGCGGCAGGACATCCTCCACCACGGCGCGGACTACACCCCCTGGGAGGGATTCGAGGTGACGGGTTGGCCGGTCGCAACCTTCGTACGCGGCGTGCTGGTCTATGAAGATGGCAAGGTCGTCGGCAAGCCGGGACACGGACGGGTGCTTGAAAGAGGCATCAGCGCATTCACTGCACGATGA
- a CDS encoding acyl-CoA dehydrogenase family protein — MNLVTIDDETRMVVETIRRFIIEKVQPLEAEVEELASIPADTLAALKQEAIALGLYALNMPEDVGGGGLSNVAMCLVEEQLGQTSDALIRRIFGQVYPMLMACTPQQREKYLLPTVKGDKICAMAITEPGAGSDAASISTTAKLENGEWVLNGTKHFISDGDIADYVIVMALNDAEKRARGGITLFLLDRDTPGFHVARKQAMMGHRGYGHAELVFTDCRIPEDAVLGEVGNGFKLIMQSVSGIRLGHIGARCTGMSQRVVEMMRQHAATRKQFGKPIGDYQMIQQMIADSAIDIYACRSMVLDCAADIDRGLDPRDKVSMIKVFASEMLGRVADRGIQVFGGYGFTKELPLERIYRDARVTRIYDGTSEIHRMLIARNVIRNGLTL, encoded by the coding sequence ATGAATCTGGTTACGATCGATGACGAGACGCGCATGGTGGTCGAGACGATCCGCCGCTTCATCATCGAAAAGGTGCAGCCGCTGGAAGCGGAGGTCGAGGAACTCGCCTCTATTCCGGCCGACACGTTGGCGGCGCTGAAGCAAGAGGCGATCGCGCTCGGCCTTTACGCACTCAACATGCCCGAGGACGTCGGGGGCGGCGGTCTCAGCAACGTCGCGATGTGCCTTGTCGAGGAGCAACTTGGCCAGACGTCCGACGCGCTGATCCGCCGTATCTTCGGACAAGTCTATCCGATGCTCATGGCCTGCACCCCGCAGCAGCGCGAGAAATACCTGCTGCCGACCGTGAAGGGCGACAAGATCTGCGCGATGGCGATCACCGAGCCGGGCGCGGGCTCCGACGCCGCGTCGATCTCCACGACGGCGAAGCTCGAAAACGGCGAGTGGGTGCTCAACGGCACCAAGCACTTCATCAGCGACGGCGACATAGCCGACTACGTCATCGTCATGGCGCTCAACGACGCGGAGAAGCGTGCGCGCGGTGGCATCACCCTGTTCCTGCTCGACCGGGATACGCCGGGTTTTCACGTCGCCCGCAAGCAGGCGATGATGGGTCATCGCGGCTACGGTCATGCGGAACTCGTCTTCACCGACTGCCGCATCCCCGAAGACGCGGTGCTGGGGGAGGTCGGTAACGGCTTCAAGCTGATCATGCAGAGCGTGTCGGGCATCCGGCTCGGCCACATCGGCGCGCGCTGTACCGGCATGTCGCAGCGTGTCGTCGAGATGATGCGGCAGCACGCCGCCACCAGGAAGCAGTTCGGCAAGCCCATCGGCGACTACCAGATGATCCAGCAGATGATCGCGGATTCGGCAATCGACATCTATGCGTGCCGGTCCATGGTGCTCGACTGCGCGGCCGATATCGATCGCGGGCTCGATCCTCGAGACAAGGTGTCGATGATCAAGGTCTTCGCCTCCGAGATGCTCGGCAGGGTCGCCGACCGTGGCATTCAGGTGTTCGGTGGCTACGGCTTTACCAAGGAACTGCCGCTGGAGCGGATCTATCGCGATGCGCGCGTCACCCGCATCTACGACGGCACGTCGGAAATCCATCGCATGCTGATTGCGCGAAACGTCATCCGCAACGGCCTGACGCTTTAG
- a CDS encoding sarcosine oxidase subunit gamma family protein: protein MTDRSVLRYPQLAIDEPSRHQLSLLRARRIDQQQRQRLESVLGAPLPEVPNASTSGDREILWLAPNQWLIRAADTELDIAARIDDACRGMLFHVADVTDAWRAVEIDGRRSADLIAKGCSLDLHPTVFRVGQAKRSLLSQIHVLLHRISGSGYRIYFDVSVWDHVVQWLKVSAEEFRRDPALEGDAETRRDGQILLAPMS, encoded by the coding sequence ATGACTGACAGGTCAGTTCTGCGCTACCCCCAGTTGGCGATTGATGAACCTTCACGCCACCAGCTCTCTTTGCTGAGAGCGAGGCGGATCGACCAGCAGCAGCGTCAGCGGTTGGAAAGTGTACTCGGCGCTCCTCTGCCGGAGGTACCGAATGCCTCCACCAGCGGGGACCGTGAGATTTTGTGGCTGGCACCCAACCAATGGCTCATCCGCGCCGCCGATACCGAACTCGACATTGCGGCAAGGATCGACGACGCCTGTCGAGGCATGTTGTTTCATGTCGCCGACGTCACTGACGCGTGGCGCGCAGTCGAAATCGACGGTAGGCGGTCAGCCGATCTGATTGCCAAGGGATGCAGCCTCGATCTACATCCAACGGTCTTTCGCGTAGGCCAGGCAAAGCGATCATTGCTCAGCCAAATCCACGTGCTTCTGCACCGCATTTCCGGCTCCGGCTATCGAATCTACTTCGACGTCAGCGTTTGGGACCACGTCGTGCAATGGCTGAAGGTATCCGCCGAGGAGTTCCGCCGCGACCCAGCGCTTGAGGGAGACGCAGAGACGCGGAGAGACGGTCAAATTCTCTTGGCGCCGATGTCATAG
- a CDS encoding LysR substrate-binding domain-containing protein, whose translation MNLRQLEIFSAVMRYHTTIAAAEALSMSQSAVSNAIKHVESQLGFQLFERVSNRLVPTEEAKILLEEAEPLFLHQQAVNQRAADLRAGRIGRIRIAATAELSESILPAVMAQFMNQHPNVYLSLDTRPLNSVLDAVESGLADVGFGMEAHERHGLTLRPIADLTTVCVCQRTSDLASLPFITPNDLRGHKLIAPQMSNGIGVIIAEAFSKAAAPYMPAVEVRFLNVAARLVQENWGVAILDEMTVSSGRYDDLAIRHMQPKMRLSLSAMLPRQRIPSRLSSAFIAMFQNQTHRVLSELQTRIGVSSGS comes from the coding sequence TTGAACCTTCGCCAACTCGAAATTTTCAGCGCGGTCATGCGCTATCACACGACGATTGCCGCCGCTGAGGCCCTGTCGATGTCGCAGTCGGCAGTGTCGAATGCCATCAAGCATGTCGAATCCCAACTCGGCTTCCAGCTCTTTGAGCGGGTCAGCAACAGGCTCGTCCCTACCGAGGAAGCCAAGATACTGCTGGAGGAAGCTGAGCCTCTATTCTTACATCAGCAGGCGGTGAACCAGCGTGCGGCCGACTTGCGCGCTGGGAGGATCGGACGCATCCGTATCGCTGCTACCGCCGAGTTGTCGGAATCGATCCTGCCAGCGGTGATGGCGCAGTTCATGAACCAGCATCCCAATGTTTATCTCTCGCTGGATACGCGGCCCCTGAACAGCGTGCTGGACGCGGTCGAGAGCGGACTGGCCGATGTCGGCTTCGGCATGGAGGCTCATGAACGCCACGGCCTGACGCTAAGGCCGATCGCAGACCTGACAACAGTGTGCGTCTGTCAACGGACGAGCGATCTGGCGTCGCTGCCGTTCATCACGCCGAATGACTTGCGCGGCCACAAGCTGATTGCACCGCAGATGAGCAACGGCATCGGCGTTATCATCGCCGAAGCGTTCTCGAAGGCGGCGGCCCCGTACATGCCCGCCGTCGAGGTTCGCTTTCTCAATGTCGCCGCGCGGCTGGTACAGGAGAACTGGGGCGTGGCCATCCTTGATGAGATGACGGTATCATCCGGGCGATACGACGATCTCGCTATCCGCCACATGCAGCCCAAGATGCGCCTGTCCCTGTCGGCAATGCTGCCGCGCCAGCGTATCCCCTCGCGCCTATCTTCGGCTTTCATCGCCATGTTTCAGAATCAAACGCATCGCGTCTTGAGCGAGTTGCAGACCCGGATTGGGGTTTCGTCTGGGAGTTGA
- a CDS encoding dihydrodipicolinate synthase family protein: MIVKEIPAHPFGGVYAATICPMTDKGQIQDDNLASHLSKVVNTEGIAGLLVNGHAGENYALDRAELASVVRAARTVSGDRKVVAGINAERADVAAAMAEDAAKAGAHAVMVFPPFSWALGADDRVVLAHHRVVAEASGLPLFLFQGSVNSGKTAYQPDVLARLLEIDSVVGIKEGSWETSAYEATRRLTKRLRPDVGVMASGDEHLFPCFAIGSEGSLVSLAAIVPEMIVALERAVAAGDMAAGRDMHERLYQLARIVYGSPGHLATLRLKTCLVLLGHQPNAVSRSSISQLSGEEVSLLRQALEVAGVLERKAA, translated from the coding sequence ATGATCGTGAAAGAGATTCCGGCGCACCCGTTTGGCGGCGTCTATGCTGCAACGATATGTCCGATGACCGACAAAGGTCAGATACAAGACGACAATTTGGCGTCACACCTGTCAAAGGTAGTGAACACCGAAGGCATCGCGGGTCTTCTCGTCAACGGCCATGCAGGCGAGAATTATGCTCTCGATCGCGCCGAGCTCGCCAGCGTCGTGCGGGCCGCGCGAACCGTGTCGGGGGATCGGAAGGTCGTGGCCGGCATCAATGCCGAGCGCGCGGATGTCGCCGCGGCGATGGCGGAAGATGCCGCAAAGGCCGGTGCGCACGCGGTGATGGTGTTTCCGCCGTTCTCATGGGCGCTTGGTGCCGACGACCGTGTGGTCCTCGCCCATCATCGCGTCGTTGCCGAAGCGAGCGGCCTGCCGCTTTTTCTGTTCCAGGGGTCGGTAAATTCCGGAAAGACTGCGTACCAACCGGACGTGCTGGCGCGACTTCTCGAAATTGACAGTGTCGTCGGCATCAAGGAGGGCAGTTGGGAAACCTCCGCCTATGAGGCGACGCGGCGCCTCACCAAACGCCTGCGTCCCGATGTCGGTGTCATGGCTTCCGGCGACGAGCATCTCTTTCCGTGCTTCGCGATCGGCAGCGAGGGGAGCCTGGTGAGCCTCGCCGCAATCGTTCCGGAAATGATCGTTGCACTGGAGAGGGCCGTTGCCGCCGGCGATATGGCTGCAGGACGCGACATGCACGAGCGGCTCTACCAACTTGCCAGGATCGTCTACGGCTCGCCGGGCCATCTCGCGACGCTGCGTCTCAAAACCTGCCTCGTGCTGCTTGGCCACCAGCCCAACGCCGTGTCGCGTTCGAGCATCAGTCAGTTGTCGGGCGAGGAGGTTAGCCTTTTGCGGCAGGCGCTCGAAGTTGCCGGCGTGCTGGAGAGGAAAGCCGCCTGA
- a CDS encoding aldolase/citrate lyase family protein: MTAEIGIAACVFRSVEILAVTRHAGFDFLIADMEHGAMSLAEAASLCVAGREAGFPVYVRVPRSSSDDLTRAADCGAQAIIVPHVDSVEEARLIVDKLRFPPRGNRSLPSPVASSGFKPVPARDLIAGAEAGFRLFAMVESAQALHDVEAMAALDGLDGLVIGSQDLAQALGHTGDLTHPDVTAAFARVANAARASAKVFGLMGVPKDLLASHAFALDAGLIVVTNEINLLFEAAEQRVAEIRHLMESVDSR; this comes from the coding sequence ATGACGGCTGAGATCGGCATCGCGGCCTGCGTGTTTCGCAGCGTCGAGATCCTCGCGGTCACCCGTCATGCGGGTTTCGATTTTTTGATCGCGGACATGGAACATGGAGCGATGTCTCTCGCCGAAGCCGCGTCGTTGTGCGTGGCCGGGCGCGAGGCGGGTTTCCCCGTCTATGTCCGCGTGCCCCGTTCTTCGTCCGATGACCTGACGCGGGCAGCCGACTGCGGTGCGCAGGCAATCATCGTGCCGCATGTCGACAGTGTCGAGGAGGCACGGCTGATTGTCGACAAATTGCGCTTTCCGCCGAGGGGCAACCGGTCCTTACCAAGCCCGGTGGCCTCGTCCGGGTTCAAGCCGGTGCCGGCACGCGATCTGATTGCCGGAGCGGAAGCCGGATTTCGCCTCTTTGCCATGGTCGAAAGCGCGCAGGCGCTTCACGATGTGGAGGCGATGGCCGCGCTCGACGGGCTCGACGGGCTGGTCATCGGTTCGCAGGACCTTGCGCAGGCGCTCGGCCATACAGGCGACCTTACTCACCCGGACGTGACCGCCGCGTTCGCTCGGGTGGCGAATGCGGCACGCGCGTCCGCAAAGGTGTTCGGCCTTATGGGCGTGCCCAAGGATCTGCTGGCTTCGCACGCCTTCGCGCTCGATGCCGGACTGATTGTCGTTACCAATGAAATCAATCTTCTGTTCGAGGCCGCCGAACAACGCGTCGCCGAGATCAGACATCTTATGGAAAGCGTAGACAGCCGATGA
- a CDS encoding CaiB/BaiF CoA-transferase family protein: MDALRDIKVLSFNHFLAGPAAAQLLGDLGADVVTIEPLEGAFQRNWAVAGHFVDGQSVNHLSTGRNKRSLSVNLKSEQGRSIVERLIAAADVVMENFRPGAMARLGFDPERLLRDYPRLIYAAASGFGADGPFAQRPGQDLLLQAMSGLAAHTGRADGPPVPVGSVVIDQHAAALYAMGIVSTLFRRERTGKGGRVDVSLLQAAVDLQGESITAWLNGAPRQGPRGPAGVASWFSAGGYGVHQAIDGFVAVSMSTPANLGRALGVAALGEISENEAFVRREDITAHVATAIASLSVAEAVARLDACDIWNAVVEDYDTLMENPQLKHLGAFPTVDGATGAPITLVAHPVRYDGEAPQVRHVPQPLGAQTRDILGEAGFSADEIDGFLAAGTIRQAEQGG, from the coding sequence ATGGACGCGCTTCGGGACATCAAAGTCCTCAGTTTCAACCACTTCCTCGCCGGTCCTGCCGCAGCGCAACTTCTCGGCGATCTGGGCGCGGATGTCGTCACCATCGAACCGTTGGAGGGCGCTTTTCAGCGCAACTGGGCCGTGGCTGGACATTTTGTTGACGGCCAGAGCGTCAATCATTTGTCGACAGGGCGCAACAAACGAAGCCTCTCGGTCAACCTGAAGAGCGAGCAGGGCCGCTCGATCGTTGAGCGACTGATCGCCGCGGCGGACGTGGTGATGGAGAATTTTCGGCCTGGTGCGATGGCGCGGCTCGGCTTCGATCCCGAGCGCCTTTTGCGGGACTATCCTAGGCTGATCTACGCTGCGGCAAGCGGCTTTGGTGCTGACGGGCCATTTGCGCAGCGGCCGGGGCAGGACTTGCTGCTTCAGGCGATGTCGGGTCTGGCAGCCCATACCGGTCGTGCCGATGGGCCGCCCGTTCCGGTCGGCTCCGTGGTCATCGACCAGCATGCGGCGGCTCTCTACGCCATGGGGATCGTGTCGACGCTGTTCCGCCGCGAGCGGACAGGCAAGGGCGGGCGGGTCGACGTCAGCTTGCTCCAGGCGGCTGTCGACCTGCAAGGCGAGTCGATCACGGCATGGCTGAACGGCGCGCCGAGGCAGGGACCGCGCGGGCCTGCCGGCGTTGCCTCGTGGTTCAGCGCCGGCGGCTATGGCGTGCATCAGGCGATCGACGGCTTTGTCGCCGTCTCGATGAGCACGCCCGCCAATCTCGGCAGGGCGCTCGGCGTCGCCGCGCTTGGGGAAATTTCGGAAAACGAGGCATTCGTGCGTCGTGAGGATATCACGGCGCACGTTGCGACCGCGATCGCTTCGCTGAGCGTGGCGGAAGCGGTCGCACGGCTCGATGCGTGCGACATCTGGAACGCGGTCGTCGAGGACTACGACACGCTGATGGAAAACCCGCAACTGAAGCATCTTGGAGCATTCCCCACCGTCGATGGCGCAACGGGTGCGCCGATTACGCTCGTCGCCCACCCGGTGCGCTATGACGGCGAGGCGCCACAGGTGCGCCATGTGCCGCAGCCGCTCGGCGCGCAGACGCGGGACATTCTTGGCGAGGCCGGCTTCTCGGCCGACGAGATCGATGGATTTCTCGCCGCCGGCACCATCCGTCAGGCGGAGCAAGGCGGATGA